Within the Candidatus Zixiibacteriota bacterium genome, the region CTCCTCCACCTCTGGCAAAACCAGAAGATCCTCTTTGGCCTTCTTTGGAGCTGTCACCAACTCATCTTTCACGATTTTACCATCCCGGAAAGTTATGTTTCTTTTAGCATAAGCAGCAATATCTCGCTCATGAGTTATCAAGATAATGGTGATTCCCTTTTGGTTGAGCGACTGAAATATATCCATGACCTCCATAGAAGTTCTGGTATCCAGATTTCCGGTTGGCTCATCCGCTAAAATTATCGCAGGATCATTCACCAATGCTCTGGCAATAGCTACCCTCTGCTGCTGGCCACCGGAGAGCTTGTTGGGATAATGATGTTCTCTTCCTTCTAATCCCACCAAGGATAAAGCCTTTAGCGCTCTTTCGGTCAGGTCTTTAGAATGACTCCCGTTATAAAGTAAGGGAAGCTCCACGTTCTCCAGAGCAGTAGTTCGGGACAGAAGATTGAAA harbors:
- a CDS encoding ABC transporter ATP-binding protein, encoding CLDRPTKGNYFLEGKDISSLDRNSLAGIRNQKIGFVFQSFNLLSRTTALENVELPLLYNGSHSKDLTERALKALSLVGLEGREHHYPNKLSGGQQQRVAIARALVNDPAIILADEPTGNLDTRTSMEVMDIFQSLNQKGITIILITHERDIAAYAKRNITFRDGKIVKDELVTAPKKAKEDLLVLPEVEEA